In one Butyrivibrio proteoclasticus B316 genomic region, the following are encoded:
- a CDS encoding AraC family transcriptional regulator: MFSSEEKITGGSQYFFYTPTETSKSLFLYPTVIGSFEYLPSYSLIRNRYDSYLIILIESGTMEILLDGKYLPAGKGDVILLNCYKPHAYRTSTGCKTLWLHFDGKMAGSYYDNLTQDNTNILTIKNFNAVHTLLGRLFRSFEEHSAKSEAQMSIMIGNILLELMSGKASVEPVQSGINKVTEYLTDNFSRDISLNEMAELAGFSPYYFLRRFKKETGLTPHQFLISARMSAAKYNLSNTGMTVSEIAYACGFEDESAFCYSFRKREGITPKEFRLSKNN, from the coding sequence ATGTTTTCATCAGAAGAAAAAATAACAGGTGGATCCCAGTATTTTTTTTACACTCCAACTGAGACTTCCAAATCTCTTTTCCTATACCCTACAGTAATTGGAAGCTTTGAATACCTGCCTTCCTACTCACTTATAAGAAACAGATATGATAGTTATCTCATTATTCTGATTGAGAGTGGGACTATGGAAATATTGCTCGATGGAAAATACTTGCCCGCAGGAAAAGGTGACGTTATCCTTCTTAACTGTTACAAGCCGCATGCCTACAGAACGTCTACAGGATGCAAGACCCTTTGGCTTCATTTTGACGGCAAAATGGCAGGAAGCTACTACGATAACCTCACTCAGGATAATACCAATATTCTTACTATCAAGAACTTTAATGCAGTCCACACTTTACTTGGACGCCTGTTTAGATCCTTTGAAGAACACTCAGCCAAGAGCGAGGCACAGATGAGTATAATGATAGGCAATATCTTACTGGAACTAATGTCAGGCAAGGCATCAGTAGAGCCCGTTCAGAGCGGCATTAATAAAGTTACGGAATACCTTACTGATAACTTTTCCAGAGATATATCCTTAAATGAAATGGCAGAACTTGCAGGGTTTTCGCCCTACTATTTCCTTAGAAGATTTAAAAAAGAAACCGGCCTTACTCCCCACCAGTTTCTGATATCCGCCCGTATGTCCGCTGCCAAATATAATCTCTCCAACACCGGCATGACTGTATCTGAAATTGCTTATGCCTGCGGCTTTGAAGACGAAAGTGCCTTTTGCTACTCTTTCAGGAAAAGAGAAGGCATCACACCAAAAGAATTCAGGCTGTCAAAAAACAATTGA
- a CDS encoding carbohydrate kinase family protein: MKKDVVALGELLIDFTGSGDSNQGNPLFEANPGGAPCNVLSMLQNLGGSTAFIGKVGNDFFGRMLKERIEKQGIDSTGLVFDEEVNTTLAFVNKLPNGDRDFSFYRKPGADMMLTAEDVEKNAELIRNADVFHLGTLSMTDEPAREATVRAVTIAKESGAVISFDPNYREPLWKNVDDAIDAMKYGFENCDILKISDNEIELFTGLKDIEAGARKIKRDFGIPIVFATLGPEGSIALYKDMVIKKDGYRNPATIETTGAGDTFCACAIDYVHRNGLDNLTKDGLFECLSFANAAASIITTRKGALSVMPTKEEITAFLTNK; this comes from the coding sequence ATGAAAAAAGATGTAGTTGCGCTGGGGGAGTTGCTTATTGATTTTACAGGAAGCGGAGACAGCAACCAGGGAAATCCTTTATTTGAGGCTAATCCAGGCGGAGCACCCTGTAATGTGCTGTCAATGCTTCAGAATTTAGGAGGCAGCACAGCTTTTATCGGCAAGGTTGGAAACGACTTTTTCGGAAGGATGTTAAAAGAGAGAATTGAAAAGCAGGGTATAGACTCTACCGGACTTGTCTTTGACGAGGAGGTAAATACTACCCTTGCATTTGTTAATAAACTTCCAAATGGAGACAGAGATTTTTCTTTTTACAGAAAGCCCGGAGCAGACATGATGCTGACAGCAGAGGATGTTGAGAAGAATGCTGAGCTTATAAGGAATGCAGATGTATTTCATCTTGGAACACTGTCAATGACAGACGAACCTGCAAGAGAGGCAACTGTCAGAGCTGTTACAATAGCTAAAGAGAGCGGAGCAGTCATATCTTTTGATCCAAATTACAGAGAACCTTTATGGAAGAACGTAGACGATGCAATAGATGCTATGAAATATGGCTTTGAAAACTGTGATATCCTGAAAATTTCAGATAATGAGATTGAGCTTTTTACAGGCCTTAAGGATATAGAGGCAGGAGCAAGGAAAATAAAGAGAGACTTTGGTATTCCAATCGTGTTTGCCACACTTGGACCTGAAGGAAGTATAGCTCTTTATAAAGATATGGTGATCAAAAAAGACGGGTACAGAAATCCTGCTACTATAGAGACTACAGGAGCAGGCGATACCTTCTGTGCCTGTGCCATAGATTACGTTCATAGAAACGGACTTGATAATCTGACAAAAGACGGATTGTTTGAATGCCTGTCGTTTGCAAACGCTGCGGCATCCATTATAACCACCAGAAAAGGTGCGCTTTCTGTAATGCCAACCAAAGAAGAAATAACAGCTTTTCTAACAAACAAGTAA
- a CDS encoding glycoside hydrolase family 32 protein: MSDKLNKAREYEERKEKMIAPEMRPLFHLTPRCGWMNDPNGFSLYKGEYHLFYQYYPYETVWGPMHWGHAVSKDLITWEYYPAAIAPDMEYDKNGCFSGSAIEMEDGRQLLVYTGVQKMEDEDGNIREVQTQCVAFGDGKDYEKYANNPVIDSTMLPEGAGKYDFRDPKVWRENGKYYIVVGNKTEDIDGQILQFVSDDGINWSYDKTVIKNNHRFGVMWECPDYFNHDGKQVLLTSPQDMLPEELEFHNGNGTLCVIGSIDENGEFCEENCQAVDYGIDFYAPQTIKTPDGRRVMIGWMQNWDTCGIRRDDFPWFGQMSIPREITIKDNRLIQWPAREIENYYGKRISRQNVLISDSASLSSIEGRCVDMTVRVRSTQAELSYKKFEIRFADNGKAYSTIEYDPVDNIVKIDRKHSGSRRAIVHQRRCKVAGNKGEISLRLVLDRYSMELFINNGQQAMSMVILTDVRAEGISFKAVGELLMDVTMYELERK, translated from the coding sequence ATGAGTGATAAGTTAAACAAGGCACGTGAATATGAAGAGAGAAAGGAAAAGATGATCGCCCCTGAAATGAGGCCTCTTTTTCATCTGACACCAAGATGTGGATGGATGAATGATCCTAACGGTTTTAGCCTTTATAAGGGTGAATACCATCTCTTTTACCAGTATTATCCATATGAGACAGTATGGGGACCTATGCACTGGGGACATGCGGTTAGTAAGGATCTGATCACATGGGAATATTATCCTGCTGCTATAGCTCCTGATATGGAATATGACAAGAACGGTTGCTTTTCAGGTAGTGCCATTGAAATGGAAGATGGCAGACAACTTCTGGTGTACACAGGAGTTCAGAAAATGGAAGATGAAGATGGCAACATCAGAGAGGTTCAGACCCAGTGTGTTGCTTTTGGTGACGGCAAGGATTATGAGAAGTATGCCAATAATCCTGTAATTGACAGCACTATGCTTCCTGAGGGCGCCGGCAAATATGACTTCAGAGACCCTAAGGTATGGCGTGAAAATGGCAAATATTACATAGTAGTTGGCAATAAAACTGAGGATATCGATGGACAGATATTACAGTTTGTAAGTGATGACGGTATCAACTGGTCCTATGATAAGACTGTTATCAAGAACAATCACAGATTCGGTGTAATGTGGGAGTGCCCTGATTACTTTAACCACGATGGCAAACAGGTCCTTCTCACAAGCCCTCAGGATATGCTTCCTGAAGAGCTTGAGTTCCACAACGGAAACGGCACCTTGTGTGTGATAGGAAGTATCGATGAAAATGGAGAATTCTGCGAAGAAAACTGTCAGGCTGTTGACTATGGTATTGATTTTTATGCGCCACAGACAATCAAGACTCCTGATGGACGAAGAGTCATGATCGGCTGGATGCAGAACTGGGATACATGCGGAATCAGGCGCGATGACTTCCCATGGTTTGGCCAGATGAGTATTCCAAGGGAAATAACTATTAAGGATAACAGACTTATTCAGTGGCCTGCCAGAGAGATAGAGAATTATTACGGCAAAAGAATCAGCAGACAGAATGTACTTATTTCTGATAGTGCTTCACTTTCAAGTATTGAAGGCAGATGCGTAGATATGACAGTAAGAGTCAGATCTACACAGGCAGAGCTTTCATATAAAAAATTTGAAATTCGTTTTGCTGATAATGGCAAGGCTTATTCAACGATTGAATATGACCCTGTTGACAATATTGTTAAGATAGACAGAAAGCATTCAGGAAGCAGAAGAGCCATTGTTCATCAGAGAAGATGTAAGGTTGCAGGAAATAAGGGTGAGATTTCACTTAGACTTGTTCTTGACAGATACAGCATGGAGCTCTTCATCAATAATGGACAGCAGGCAATGTCTATGGTAATCCTTACAGATGTCAGAGCTGAAGGTATCAGTTTTAAGGCAGTTGGAGAACTTCTTATGGATGTTACTATGTATGAGCTTGAGAGGAAATAA
- a CDS encoding glycoside hydrolase family protein — protein sequence MKRKVAIIAALLACMLTGCADSQNADTLFPRAEDSYVGDVMALSEENGVYLNYLYETDHNGVGYHPIHRFYTKDFLSFEDKGEVLPFAEDSEIQDLAVGTGSFIRDEQGNYHCFYTGHNDYYDTYGLDKECVLHATSKDNKSFTKDYDNIIHAPKGYSTNDFRDPQVYKTDDGYLMLVGARKEKENESAIVYYESQDLENWTFKGDFYTSRNLYFMECPDVFQMGDKYYLVFSWNNVVYYRVSDNFFGPWEKEEIDTFDGDGFYAAKTCEYKGKRYLIGFLDRKKREKDSLKYTWAGSVLVYELRQLSDGRLGVCMPDQYNEYFTKELLNASSEDNALDLGKVPETCHLSFDLDMEEAGRMDLVFSNPESGEEYKLSIDNQDDNISFNAFPNNQPIRLESGTKYHIDVVVEKDIVVIYADGIKALSNRIYAAVGADWEIELTDALAENVMIYGK from the coding sequence ATGAAAAGAAAAGTTGCCATAATTGCAGCACTTCTTGCTTGTATGCTCACAGGATGTGCTGATAGCCAAAATGCAGATACTCTTTTTCCAAGGGCTGAGGACAGTTATGTTGGAGATGTAATGGCTCTTTCAGAAGAAAATGGAGTATATCTGAATTATTTATATGAAACAGATCATAACGGTGTGGGCTATCATCCCATTCACCGTTTTTATACCAAGGACTTTTTAAGCTTTGAGGATAAAGGAGAAGTTCTTCCTTTTGCAGAGGATTCAGAAATACAGGATCTTGCAGTAGGAACCGGTTCTTTTATCAGGGATGAACAGGGAAACTATCATTGTTTCTACACAGGACATAATGATTACTACGACACATATGGACTAGATAAAGAATGTGTGTTACATGCTACAAGTAAAGATAACAAAAGCTTTACCAAAGACTATGACAATATAATTCATGCACCAAAAGGGTATAGTACAAACGATTTTCGTGATCCGCAGGTTTATAAAACTGATGATGGCTATCTGATGCTTGTGGGAGCAAGAAAAGAAAAAGAAAACGAGAGCGCTATAGTATATTACGAGTCACAGGATTTAGAGAACTGGACTTTTAAGGGAGATTTCTATACCAGTCGGAATCTGTATTTTATGGAATGCCCGGATGTCTTCCAAATGGGAGATAAGTATTATCTGGTATTTAGTTGGAACAACGTGGTCTATTACAGAGTTTCGGATAATTTCTTTGGACCATGGGAAAAAGAGGAGATTGATACTTTCGATGGGGATGGCTTCTATGCAGCCAAAACTTGTGAATACAAGGGTAAGAGGTATCTTATAGGCTTTCTGGACCGCAAAAAAAGAGAAAAGGACAGCCTGAAGTATACATGGGCAGGAAGTGTCCTGGTATATGAACTTAGACAATTATCAGACGGCAGACTTGGGGTATGCATGCCTGATCAATATAATGAATATTTCACAAAAGAACTGTTAAATGCTTCTTCTGAAGATAATGCGCTGGATCTAGGGAAGGTGCCGGAAACTTGTCACCTCTCTTTTGACCTTGATATGGAAGAAGCCGGCAGAATGGACCTGGTGTTTAGTAATCCTGAGAGCGGAGAAGAATACAAGCTTAGCATCGACAATCAGGATGATAATATATCTTTTAATGCTTTTCCTAACAATCAGCCGATCAGGCTGGAAAGCGGAACCAAATATCATATAGATGTTGTGGTTGAAAAAGATATTGTAGTTATTTATGCAGATGGAATAAAAGCTCTGTCAAACAGAATTTATGCAGCTGTGGGAGCGGATTGGGAAATTGAGCTTACAGATGCATTGGCAGAAAATGTAATGATTTACGGTAAGTGA
- a CDS encoding ABC transporter substrate-binding protein yields the protein MKKKTTKLFSAALVLAMSASVLTGCGKGASGSGAASVSADDISFPLENKVTITGTISYPSGTESEPNNRTIFKRLEEETNVHVDWTAISNDQWGDKIKLNMANKNTLTDFVFNAGFSNSDLIRYADQGVILPVEEYIDNNMPNLKAVFDKYPEYRTMCEDSEGHIWALPWIEQLGSNKTAIQTVGNNFTYINKKWLDFLGLQTPTTVDEFEEVLKAFKEHASELQAEFGIEGDIIPMSCIMNDQDPSLLINGFGEGYGDNDIGQHIAVTDDKKVICTATQEGFKSGMQWLHKLYEEGLIDPECFTQDWSTYVAKGKSHRYGVCFTWDVANIDNLEDFVPLAALKADVKNVTPMNSSFTSGFDRGRCVVTSKCENPAFVCAWLDKMYDPFQSPQNNWGTYGEDDEFDIFELSTNANGDKMLKHAPLGDASPVEVREAECVGGPLAILDEYYGVYVTCPDDAQYRLDWIKEYYTDDMNCKYVYPNVFMTADDTEALTTIQTDLISYINSSRSNFVMNGLTDAEWDEYLKQVNAYGLDEYLSIYQKYLDEFYK from the coding sequence ATGAAAAAGAAGACAACAAAGTTATTTTCAGCAGCACTTGTTCTTGCAATGTCAGCCAGTGTTCTGACAGGTTGCGGAAAAGGTGCTTCAGGCAGTGGGGCAGCATCAGTTTCAGCGGATGATATCAGCTTCCCGCTGGAAAACAAGGTTACTATCACAGGTACAATCAGCTATCCGTCAGGAACTGAGTCAGAACCTAACAACAGAACAATCTTCAAGAGACTTGAGGAAGAGACAAACGTACATGTTGACTGGACAGCTATTTCAAATGATCAGTGGGGCGACAAAATCAAGCTCAACATGGCTAACAAGAACACACTTACAGATTTTGTATTTAATGCAGGCTTTAGTAACTCAGACCTTATCAGATATGCTGATCAGGGAGTTATCCTTCCTGTAGAAGAGTACATTGACAACAACATGCCTAATCTTAAGGCAGTATTTGATAAGTATCCAGAGTACCGCACAATGTGTGAGGACTCCGAGGGACACATTTGGGCACTTCCATGGATTGAGCAGCTTGGTTCTAACAAGACAGCTATCCAGACAGTAGGTAATAACTTCACTTACATCAACAAGAAATGGCTTGATTTCCTCGGACTTCAGACACCTACAACAGTTGATGAATTCGAAGAAGTACTTAAGGCATTCAAGGAGCATGCTTCAGAGCTTCAGGCTGAGTTTGGTATTGAGGGTGACATCATTCCTATGTCATGCATCATGAACGATCAGGATCCAAGCCTTCTTATTAACGGCTTTGGCGAAGGTTACGGTGACAATGATATCGGACAGCACATTGCAGTTACAGATGACAAGAAGGTTATCTGCACAGCAACACAGGAAGGTTTCAAGTCAGGTATGCAGTGGCTTCATAAACTCTATGAAGAGGGACTTATCGATCCTGAGTGCTTCACACAGGACTGGTCAACTTATGTAGCTAAGGGTAAGTCACACAGATATGGTGTTTGCTTTACATGGGACGTTGCTAACATTGATAACCTTGAAGATTTCGTTCCACTTGCAGCTCTTAAGGCTGATGTTAAGAATGTAACTCCTATGAACAGCTCTTTCACATCAGGTTTTGATCGTGGCAGATGCGTTGTAACTTCTAAGTGCGAGAATCCTGCATTCGTATGCGCTTGGCTTGATAAGATGTATGATCCATTCCAGTCACCACAGAACAACTGGGGAACATATGGCGAGGATGATGAGTTTGATATCTTCGAGCTTTCAACAAATGCAAACGGCGACAAGATGCTCAAGCATGCACCACTTGGCGATGCTTCTCCTGTAGAAGTTCGTGAGGCTGAGTGTGTTGGTGGTCCTCTTGCAATCCTTGATGAGTACTACGGCGTATATGTTACATGCCCTGATGACGCTCAGTACCGTCTTGACTGGATCAAGGAGTACTACACAGACGATATGAACTGCAAGTATGTATATCCTAACGTATTTATGACAGCTGATGATACAGAGGCTCTTACAACTATCCAGACAGATCTTATCAGCTATATCAACTCCAGCAGAAGTAACTTCGTTATGAACGGTCTTACAGATGCTGAGTGGGATGAGTACCTCAAGCAGGTTAATGCATATGGTCTTGATGAGTATCTCTCTATCTACCAGAAATATCTTGATGAGTTCTATAAGTAA
- a CDS encoding carbohydrate ABC transporter permease, protein MQQTVNIKKSEFARASIGDKAFLLVGYILLAAFVMAIIGPVVYIIVASFMDPITLQNKGIVFDFSKWTLTAYERVMTNSQIWIGFRNAIIYSVLFAVISVFITLLCAYPMSRDDFKGKKFFNAIFIITMFFGGGLIPTYLLISNMGLLDTMWAVILPGSFSVWNMIIARTYYKGIPSELREAADVDGANELVFFFRILLPVCTPLIAVLILWQFVGMWNSYFDAMIYLNSADKQPLQLVLRAILIQNEPDPGMIADMQSTAQRAQLAELLKYATIIISSLPLIVMYPFFQKYFDSGIMVGSVKG, encoded by the coding sequence ATGCAACAGACAGTAAATATTAAAAAAAGCGAATTTGCCAGAGCTTCCATTGGAGATAAAGCATTTCTTTTGGTTGGGTATATTCTCCTTGCAGCCTTTGTAATGGCTATCATAGGTCCTGTAGTTTATATTATTGTAGCTTCCTTCATGGATCCTATAACACTTCAGAACAAGGGAATTGTATTTGATTTCAGCAAATGGACTCTTACAGCTTATGAGAGAGTTATGACCAATTCTCAGATATGGATTGGATTTAGAAATGCAATTATATATTCCGTATTATTTGCGGTTATTTCTGTATTTATAACACTTTTGTGTGCGTATCCAATGTCAAGAGATGATTTTAAAGGCAAGAAGTTTTTTAACGCAATCTTTATTATCACAATGTTCTTTGGCGGCGGACTGATTCCTACATACCTTCTTATCAGTAACATGGGACTTCTTGATACCATGTGGGCTGTAATTCTTCCGGGATCATTTAGCGTATGGAACATGATCATCGCAAGAACTTACTACAAAGGTATTCCAAGCGAACTTAGAGAAGCTGCTGATGTGGACGGAGCTAATGAATTGGTGTTCTTCTTCAGGATACTTCTTCCTGTGTGCACACCACTTATAGCAGTGCTGATATTGTGGCAGTTTGTAGGAATGTGGAACAGCTACTTTGATGCAATGATCTATCTGAATTCAGCAGATAAGCAGCCTCTTCAGCTGGTGCTTAGGGCTATCCTTATCCAGAATGAACCAGATCCGGGAATGATAGCAGATATGCAGAGTACAGCTCAGAGAGCACAGCTTGCAGAACTTCTTAAATATGCAACCATCATTATTTCAAGCTTACCGCTTATAGTAATGTATCCATTCTTCCAGAAGTATTTTGATTCAGGAATCATGGTTGGTTCAGTTAAGGGCTGA
- a CDS encoding ABC transporter permease, translated as MNTKVKDNSLHNTLVYVKQHWQLYVFFLGPALLLTIVFRYIPMGGILIAFQKYNPFKGILGSEWVGLKYFKQFLSSPDFMQYLANTLKLSVFGLLWGFPMPIILALLLNRIASSKIKQKIQLVLYMPNFISVIVLCGMVRILLSVTGPFNMLLGTNINFLTIPAAFRPIYIISGIWQGAGWASIMYTAALSNASKELKEAAQIDGANIWQQIKAVEWPAIKDMVVIQFILQAGNIMSIGFEKAYALQSDMNLASSEIIATYVYKKGLLNGDYSYSTAVGLFNTIVNVILLIAVNKVVEKLNDGQGL; from the coding sequence ATGAACACAAAGGTAAAAGATAATTCGCTGCATAACACCCTGGTATATGTTAAACAGCATTGGCAATTATATGTGTTCTTTCTGGGGCCGGCACTGTTACTGACAATAGTGTTCAGGTACATTCCAATGGGAGGCATTCTGATTGCATTCCAGAAATACAATCCATTTAAGGGAATATTGGGAAGTGAATGGGTAGGACTTAAGTATTTCAAACAGTTCTTATCATCACCCGATTTTATGCAATATCTTGCAAATACTTTAAAACTTAGTGTTTTTGGCCTGTTATGGGGATTCCCAATGCCGATAATACTGGCGCTTCTACTTAACAGGATTGCCAGTAGCAAGATCAAACAGAAGATACAGCTTGTTCTGTATATGCCTAACTTCATATCTGTCATAGTCCTCTGTGGTATGGTCAGAATTCTTTTATCAGTTACAGGACCATTCAACATGCTTTTGGGAACGAACATCAACTTTTTGACAATCCCTGCAGCATTCAGACCAATCTACATCATAAGTGGTATCTGGCAGGGCGCCGGCTGGGCATCAATCATGTACACAGCAGCTCTTTCAAATGCCAGCAAGGAACTCAAAGAGGCAGCACAGATTGATGGAGCCAATATCTGGCAACAGATCAAGGCAGTAGAGTGGCCGGCTATCAAGGATATGGTAGTTATCCAATTCATCCTTCAGGCAGGAAACATTATGAGTATCGGCTTTGAAAAGGCCTATGCACTTCAGTCAGATATGAACCTTGCTTCATCTGAGATCATAGCTACTTATGTTTACAAAAAAGGTCTTTTGAATGGTGATTACAGTTATTCAACAGCGGTTGGATTATTTAATACGATTGTAAATGTAATACTTCTAATAGCGGTTAATAAAGTTGTTGAGAAGCTTAACGACGGTCAGGGACTATAA
- a CDS encoding LacI family DNA-binding transcriptional regulator: MPAKVTLQDIADALGVSRNTVSKAINNTGVLAEATRQKVLEKAIEMGYKQFSYANSISDITNPFSSQPKASGEIALFSGSFLNNSHFASTMLDKFQYEISLLGYSLTMHRVDHQNIESRTLPLSYRPDNTKAIVCIEMFDHSYCEMLCSLGLPVLMIDAPVASYWRPLNADVLLMDNFSNIYTVVNDMSKKGITKIGFVGQVTHCRSFYERFIAFREAMYINNLNFDEKYCLTEVHPHGSEYREYLFEALTKIQEMPELFICANDFVALDLISGLKRMGIECPRDIKIFGFDDSPESKIMSPSLSTSHIHSQIIGYSAANLVISRIEQPDLNYRITYTETDLIYRESTQM; this comes from the coding sequence ATGCCAGCAAAAGTCACCTTACAGGATATAGCAGATGCTCTTGGAGTATCCAGAAATACCGTATCCAAGGCTATAAATAACACCGGAGTTTTAGCTGAAGCTACCAGACAGAAAGTTTTAGAGAAAGCTATCGAAATGGGATACAAGCAATTTTCTTATGCCAATTCCATTTCAGACATTACGAATCCTTTCAGTTCCCAGCCCAAGGCTTCAGGAGAGATTGCTCTCTTTTCAGGCAGTTTTCTTAATAATTCTCACTTTGCTTCTACCATGCTGGATAAATTTCAATATGAAATTTCTCTGCTTGGCTATAGCCTGACAATGCACCGGGTTGATCATCAGAATATAGAGTCAAGAACTCTTCCTCTCTCATACAGACCGGATAACACCAAGGCTATTGTATGCATCGAAATGTTTGATCACTCCTATTGTGAAATGTTGTGCAGCCTAGGATTACCTGTTCTCATGATAGATGCTCCCGTTGCAAGCTACTGGAGACCATTAAACGCAGATGTTCTGCTCATGGATAATTTTTCCAATATATATACAGTCGTTAATGACATGAGCAAAAAGGGAATTACCAAGATAGGATTTGTAGGCCAGGTCACACATTGCCGTTCTTTCTACGAGCGATTCATAGCCTTTAGGGAGGCAATGTATATCAATAATCTGAACTTTGACGAAAAATATTGTCTTACAGAGGTTCATCCTCACGGATCAGAATATAGAGAATACTTATTCGAAGCTCTTACGAAGATTCAAGAAATGCCCGAACTCTTTATTTGTGCCAACGATTTTGTAGCTCTCGATCTGATATCCGGCCTCAAGAGAATGGGAATAGAATGTCCACGTGATATCAAGATATTCGGTTTTGATGATTCCCCCGAGTCCAAGATCATGTCTCCTTCTCTCTCAACCAGCCACATACACAGCCAGATAATCGGTTATTCAGCTGCCAACCTTGTAATCTCCAGGATTGAGCAGCCTGATCTCAATTACAGGATAACCTATACAGAGACTGATCTTATTTACAGAGAATCAACACAGATGTAA
- a CDS encoding class B sortase, with protein sequence MQNLLSNFKEFNNKHKKLVPFIIYFEIIAVILASAFKYIRKNIKLVALIILIVAIIILTIRYLTGSGNTNAGSAGTEIVETVSVDEVIAARSASGSVDEASVIGMSEEAASSEDTDAAEEADDTASESVEAVDGELSVDITATEANEEVNTSEEASDLQSSENTYAANDASNEDTSDLVQNDNEATDSAEGGKTARPVATLPKEGISKFIAVYPETIAWIWFEDDRLNYPIMQSEDNTKYMIKDFQGNDSDTGSLFLDYRASADFTDSNSIIYGHNMRDRTMFGALRTYKDDLGFLENHKYFQIITPEGRTRYMIFAFMDVPKNSYIYDVVGADPDNMREFLDTIEYKTYIDTGIEPTVDDKIITLSTCTRSDTLFFVMFAVEVE encoded by the coding sequence ATGCAAAACCTGTTATCAAATTTTAAGGAATTTAATAATAAGCATAAGAAGCTGGTTCCATTTATTATATATTTTGAGATAATTGCAGTTATTCTGGCCAGTGCATTTAAGTATATCCGCAAGAATATCAAGCTTGTGGCGCTGATAATACTGATTGTTGCGATCATTATTCTGACAATCAGATACCTTACAGGCAGTGGGAACACAAATGCCGGAAGTGCTGGAACGGAGATAGTTGAGACTGTTTCTGTAGATGAGGTGATTGCAGCACGCAGCGCATCAGGATCAGTAGATGAGGCTTCAGTAATTGGAATGTCAGAAGAAGCAGCATCAAGCGAAGACACAGATGCTGCGGAAGAGGCTGATGATACAGCAAGTGAAAGTGTTGAAGCGGTTGATGGAGAGTTAAGTGTAGATATTACAGCTACTGAGGCAAATGAAGAAGTAAATACCAGTGAGGAAGCATCTGATTTGCAGTCAAGTGAGAATACATATGCAGCTAATGATGCCTCAAATGAAGATACTTCAGATCTTGTTCAAAACGATAATGAAGCTACCGATAGTGCAGAAGGCGGTAAGACAGCTCGTCCTGTAGCAACACTTCCCAAGGAAGGTATTTCCAAGTTTATTGCTGTTTATCCTGAGACTATAGCCTGGATCTGGTTTGAGGATGATCGCCTTAACTACCCGATAATGCAGAGTGAAGATAATACCAAGTATATGATCAAGGATTTCCAGGGAAATGATTCAGATACAGGATCTCTTTTCCTTGATTATAGAGCTTCCGCAGACTTTACAGATTCTAATTCCATTATTTATGGACATAACATGCGCGACAGAACAATGTTCGGCGCTCTCAGAACTTATAAAGATGATCTGGGATTTCTTGAGAATCATAAATACTTCCAGATCATTACACCAGAGGGCAGAACCCGCTACATGATATTTGCATTTATGGATGTGCCCAAGAATTCTTATATTTATGACGTTGTTGGAGCTGATCCTGATAATATGAGAGAGTTCCTTGATACAATTGAGTACAAGACATACATTGATACAGGAATTGAGCCTACAGTTGATGATAAGATCATAACTCTTTCAACATGTACAAGGTCAGATACTCTTTTCTTTGTAATGTTTGCCGTAGAAGTTGAGTAA